The sequence GCCCCCCATCGATGAAGATGATCTGAGCGCGGAGGAGATCCGGCAGCTTTGGCGACGCCGCTTCGTCCGCAGGATTCTGACCCTGGGGCTGCCGGCTGTTCTCATCCTCGGCATCGGAATCGCATTGGCCGTGCCGCGCATCAAAGACTGGCGCGCGCGACAATTCGCGGAGAGATCGGATGCGCTTCTCGCCGAGGGCAAGCTGCAGGAAGCATTCAACAACGCGTCCTCTGCCCTCCAGATGCGCCCGCAAATGGCCGAGGCCCAGCGGTCGTATGCGGCCGTGCTTTTGGCCGCGGGAAAACCCCAGAGCGTGGAGGTGCTGCGCCAGTTGGTGGAAAGCGGCAGGGGTAGCGCGGATGACAGGCTGCAACTGCTCGAGGCTGCGCTGCGCTTCGGCGATATCGCGCTGGCCGAACGTGAATCGTTCGCCCTGATGCAGCAGGGCGGACAAACGGGAGCGGCGCTGTTCGCTTTGGCACGCGTGAGGATCGCACAGCAGCGGTATGACGATGCCATGCAAGCTCTGCGCGAAAGCATCGACGCGGGCGGCGGACCCGAACCCTCCATCCTGCTCGCCAAACTGCGGTTCGCGCAGAACACGCCGGAGTCCGTCGCCGCCGCCACGGATCTTCTCCGCCCGCTGGCTTTGCGTGACGACAAGACCGGACTCGATGCGCTCATGGCGCTGCTTGCATCGCCGGCACTGCGCACGAAGGAAGCAGCCGGATGGGTCGAAAGCCTGCGGTCGCACCCCATGGCCAGCACGGAACAAAAACTGGCGGCGGCCAGCGCCGAGATCCAAATCGAACCTTCGTCCTACGCCGAGGTCGTCCGGAAAACCATCGATCTCCACCGCTCCGGGTCCACCGAAGAAAAAGCCCAGCTCGCGCGCTGGCTGAACCAGAACCGCGAATACCGCGCCGTTCTCGACACCATCCCCGCGGACGAAGCCACCACGCGCAGCGACCTTTTCCTCATCCGCCTGGACGCAATGGCGGGACTTGGCGACTGGAAAGGCATCACCACGCTGCTGCGCGGCGAAAACCTTCCGCTGCAGACGCCGGTCATCATGCTCTATCGCGGCCGTGCTTCCAGGGAGACGGGCGATGCGGAGGCTGCGGTTTCCTTCTACCGGCGCGCTGTCATCGAGGCGGCCCCGAGTCCCGAGGTCATGTGGTATGTCATCGATTACCTGCAGAGAGTCGGCGAAGACGCGGTGCTGGAGCAGGAACTCACACGCCTCACCGAAAACCCCGCCACCGCGCGCCAGGCATTCCAGGCGCTGGTTCCGATCGTGCAAAAGCGGCAGGACGCGGAAACCCTGTTCCAGCTTTACGACCGGATGATCAAAAAACTCCCGGCCGAGCGCGCCGTTCAGAACGACCGCCGCTACTTTGCCGCGCTGACCGGACGCAGCCTCGATGTCGCGGGTGCGCAGGAGCTGGCGGCCGCGGAGCCCCAGATGCTCGCCTACCGCATCACGCTGTCTTTTATCCTGTTGAAGAACGGACAAAATGAGGCGGCCCTGCGTGTTTTCGACGGCGTAACGCTCGACCCGGCACAAATCCAGCCTTACCAGCGGGCCGTGCTCGCTGCTGTATTGGGAGCAAACGGGAGAAAAAACGAGGCGCAGCAACTGGCGCGAAACGTGCCGGGCGAAGCCGTCACGGCAAAAGAGTTCGAGCTGATCGCGCCCTACCGCGAGTAGAACCGTCAAACGCCTTCGTCGAACAACCCGCGGGGCAGTTCGTGTCTGCGGCCGCAGCGCGGACAAGGCACATTGATATGCGAGTCCCCCGCGAAAACTTCGTCGAGGCTGCCGCGCAGGGCCGGAAAAATCGCGGAGGCCACACGCTCGGGCGAGCAACCGCACTCGAATCGATACGCTCGCGTCTCCAGCGGCGCGGCATTGTCTTGGCGCGCGAGCGGGGAGATTTCCCCGACGTCTGCCTCGCGAAACCACGACGTATCGCAATCGGGTTGGGCGGCCAGAATCGCAAAGTCGTCTCCACCGAGTTCAAAAAATCGTGCGGGCCGCTGCTCGCTGCATTCGTAGTAGGCCTCGGCCGCGGCAAAAACACCGCCGCGGAATTCGACCGAGCTTTTGCGCCGCGGAAAACTCTCCCGCACCGTTTCGCCGTGGAGAATGTTCGAGCCGACTCGCCTCACATTTTCGGAGAATGCCTGCCCGGTCACACGACCCGTCGGGCCATCCACAGCCGCGAAAAGATTGAGACCCTCGCCCTCGAAATGCATCGTCCAGGCGAAACTTGAAGCCCGGGGCTGCGCCGCCGCATGCAGCACGAGCGCCGCCAGCAGAAGCTTCAGCTTCTCGTCCGCGCCCCCGCCCAGCACGACGCCCGTCTGGCCGAGGTGGAGGTAGAGATCGGTGAACATCGGCCCGAAATCCCCGGAGCAAAGGAGCGCGTTGCGGCCGCGCACAAAGCGGCACTGGACCAAAACATTTTCCGTTTCCGCGTTCATTTTATCACGCCGGAGGCCCTGCATTCACCCGGCCCCCGCTGCATGCCGGATTTTATCCGGTCGCAGCGCGAAAGCAAAATTCTTGCGCTCTTTTCCGTGCTTGCAATCGGCGGGACGTGCATTAGAAAGCGAGAGTCATGAAGAAAATCGAGGCCATCATCAAACCCTTCAAGATGGAGCATGTCAAAGAGGCGCTGGCCGAAATCGGCATCGAGGGGATGACGGTCACCGAGGTCAAGGGCTTCGGGCGGCAAAAGGGCCACACCGAAATTTATCGCGGAAGCGAATATACCGTCGATTTTCTCCCCAAAGTCAAAGTAGAGATCGTGGTCAGCGACGAGCATGTGCCCAAGGCGATCGATGCCATTGTGAAATCCGCCAAGACCGGAAAAATCGGCGACGGCAAAGTCTTCGTTCTTCCGATCGAGGAGGCTGTCCGCATCCGCACGGAAGAGACCGGCGACCAGGCCATCTGATCCCTCACCGCGCGGGGCGAACAACGAAGACCTCCCGTGGATATCATCCAAGCCCTCCTGCTCGGTGTGGTGGAGGGAGTCACCGAATATCTTCCGGTCAGCTCGACGGGCCACCTTCTGCTCGCGCAGCGCCTCATGGGCATCCAATCGAGCAACGTGTCGGATGCGTTTGCCATTTGCATACAGGCCGGCGCCATCATCGCCGTGCTCGGCCTTTACCGGGCCCGCGTTGCACAGATGCTGGCCGGCCTGGCGGGCCGTAACGCGCCCGGAAAACGACTTGCCTTCAATCTGGTCGCGGCATTCGTGCCGGCCGCGATCCTTGGCCTGGCGCTCGAGAAGCCCATCAAAAAGTATCTTTTCGGCGGTGACCAGTGGGGCCTCTGGCCCG comes from Chthoniobacterales bacterium and encodes:
- a CDS encoding P-II family nitrogen regulator → MKKIEAIIKPFKMEHVKEALAEIGIEGMTVTEVKGFGRQKGHTEIYRGSEYTVDFLPKVKVEIVVSDEHVPKAIDAIVKSAKTGKIGDGKVFVLPIEEAVRIRTEETGDQAI
- a CDS encoding disulfide bond chaperone; the encoded protein is MQGLRRDKMNAETENVLVQCRFVRGRNALLCSGDFGPMFTDLYLHLGQTGVVLGGGADEKLKLLLAALVLHAAAQPRASSFAWTMHFEGEGLNLFAAVDGPTGRVTGQAFSENVRRVGSNILHGETVRESFPRRKSSVEFRGGVFAAAEAYYECSEQRPARFFELGGDDFAILAAQPDCDTSWFREADVGEISPLARQDNAAPLETRAYRFECGCSPERVASAIFPALRGSLDEVFAGDSHINVPCPRCGRRHELPRGLFDEGV